A genomic stretch from Falco cherrug isolate bFalChe1 chromosome 1, bFalChe1.pri, whole genome shotgun sequence includes:
- the ACSL1 gene encoding long-chain-fatty-acid--CoA ligase 1 → MQAHELFRHLRMPELGDVRQYVRTLPTNTLMGFGAFAALTTYWYATRPKALKPPCDLAMQSVEVEGGEHARRSSLLNSDELLVCYYDDVRTAYDIFQRGVQVSNNGPCLGVRKPNQPYEWISYKEVLDRAECVGSALLHRGFKPSQVQYVGIFSQNRPEWVIIEQGCYAFSMVVVPLYDTLGTEAITYIVNKADLSLVFCDKPDKAKLLLTSVEKGETPILNTIVIMESFGTDLVQRGKKCGVEIFSMREIEELGRTHRQKPMPPKPEDLAVICFTSGTTGNPKGAMITHQNIVSNASAFVKTTEKTFMPSSDDVLISFLPLAHMFERIVECVVLCHGARIGFFQGDIRLLMDDLKTLQPTVFPVVPRLLNRMFDKIFGQADTSLKRWMLDFASKRKEAELRSGIVRNNSFWDKVIFRKIQASLGGKVRLMVTGAAPVSASVLTFLRTALGCQFYEGYGQTECTAGCSLSLPGDWTAGHVGAPMPCSIIKLVDVQEMNYLAAKGEGEVCVKGPNVFRGYLKDPEKTAEALDKDGWLHTGDIGKWLPNGTLKIIDRKKHIFKLAQGEYIAPEKIENVYLRCEALAQVFVHGESLQAFLVAIVVPDPETLRNWAKKRGFEGSYEELCKNKDVKKHILEDMVRIGKESGLKSFEQVKDIVMHTEMFSIENGLLTPTLKAKRPELRKYFQSQIDELYANAKM, encoded by the exons GGTGGTGAGCATGCTCGAAGGTCATCTCTTCTTAACAGTGATGAACTGTTGGTTTGCTACTACGATGATGTGAGGACAGCTTATGATATCTTCCAAAGGGGTGTGCAAGTATCAA ATAATGGTCCATGTCTAGGTGTtagaaaaccaaaccagccGTATGAGTGGATCTCCTATAAAGAA GTTTTAGACAGAGCTGAGTGTGTGGGCTCTGCATTGCTCCATCGAGGCTTCAAACCATCTCAAGTTCAATATGTAGGAATCTTCTCACAAAACAGACCTGAG TGGGTTATCATTGAACAGGGATGCTATGCATTCTCCATGGTGGTGGTGCCACTCTATGATACACTGGGAACGGAAGCAATTACATATATTGTGAACAAAG CTGACTTGTCATTGGTTTTCTGTGACAAACCTGACAAGGCCAAACTTCTGCTAACCAGCGTGGAAAAAGGGGAAACTCCAATACTCAACACCATTGTTATCATGGAGTCTTTTGGCACGGATCTTGTGCAGCGTGGCAAAAAGTGTGGGGTGGAAATCTTCAGCATGAGAGAAATAGAG GAGCTGGGAAGAACACACAGGCAGAAACCTATG CCTCCAAAGCCAGAAGATCTAGCAGTCATCTGTTTCACCAGTGGAACGACAG GAAACCCTAAAGGAGCTATGATCACTCATCAAAACATAGTCAGCAATGCTTCAGCTTTCGTGAAAACTACAGAG aaaacatttatgcCTTCCTCTGATGATGTTCTGATATCATTCCTGCCCTTGGCTCATATGTTTGAGAGAATTGTAGAG TGTGTGGTTCTGTGCCATGGAGCTCGGATAGGATTCTTTCAAGGGGATATCAGACTACTTATGGATGACCTAAAAACACTGCAGCCAACTGTATTTCCTGTAGTACCCAGATTGTTGAACAGAATGTTTGACAAG ATTTTTGGACAGGCAGATACTTCATTAAAGAGGTGGATGCTGGATTTTGCttccaaaaggaaagaagcagaactCAGAAGTGGTATAGTTAGAAATAACAGTTTCTGGGATAAAGTAATCTTCCGCAAAATACAG GCAAGTTTGGGAGGAAAAGTAAGGCTGATGGTTACAGGAGCAGCACCTGTATCTGCAAGTGTACTGACCTTCCTGAGAACAGCTCTTGGCTGTCAG TTCTATGAAGGTTATGGACAGACTGAATGCACAGCTGGATGCTCACTGTCACTGCCTGGTGACTGGACAGCAG GTCATGTTGGAGCACCCATGCCATGCAGTATCATCAAGCTTGTTGATGTACAAGAAATGAATTACTTGGCTGCCAAAGGAGAGGGTGAG GTGTGTGTAAAAGGGCCGAATGTATTTCGTGGCTATTTGAAAGATcctgaaaaaacagcagaagctcTGGACAAAGATGGCTGGCTTCATACGGGAGATATTGGGAAATGGCTACCG AATGGTACATTGAAGATCATTGACCGGAAAAAACACATATTTAAATTAGCTCAGGGAGAGTACATAGCAccagagaaaatagaaaatgtgtaTCTGAGATGTGAAGCACTTGCTCAGGTGTTTGTCCATGGAGAAAGCTTGCAG GCCTTCCTAGTAGCTATTGTGGTACCTGATCCTGAGACTTTGCGCAACTGGGCCAAGAAAAGAGGATTTGAAGGCTCATATGAAGAGTTATGCAAGAACAAG GATGTCAAAAAACACATTCTGGAAGACATGGTGAGGATTGGGAAAGAATCTGGTTTGAAGTCATTTGAACAG GTCAAAGACATTGTCATGcacactgaaatgttttctattgAAAACGGCCTGCTGACACCAACGCTGAAGGCGAAGAGACCAGAACTGcgaaaatattttcagtcacAGATAGATGAACTCTATGCTAATGCcaaaatgtaa